One region of Eupeodes corollae chromosome 1, idEupCoro1.1, whole genome shotgun sequence genomic DNA includes:
- the LOC129943328 gene encoding centromere protein J, producing MSEPKDDPSGIAQRLEELNQWQEEQKKILFERQNNQRKLLGLEHRKMYETLGIYHHSDSSVLDENDDDERADKSDSNSEADMGVSALDQTVDEEDQEPQANTKRPFLRRKQGLINRFKVDPDQFRLNNLPPYKFSSSHPSLKANCAKKPPEKIKKQKDSRPISKAVLRLKPSDKPKTNPSNLDELEEKFQKSLISSQTACNSTPDIKSQLSQSSIKETPEPISWATILDPMNIKPIEKPSFSPICLESNDNTDNMSIFELLEQKAKDGSFDLNSSYIKRFMRNTHKYQNEEEEADSPIALKLPPIPYEIHSSSKSLVSDSSGSEVEEEEDKEEIDTSQPKLSARVRFSDDPPLPLIKPLETNQSQSQTLENSDASQVFEEFKKRLFANQTADSNTTIENRPNNEIAQDILQKAELIRVRLTELEAEINTFKKNNLELVKSKQEHELDKAHFEQECLEAAEKLNDERIQMEIYLHDERMKIEADRKKMEKQIRHQKALSSGKEKKEIAKLQEEIESLQKDMKKKDEAHIAAQSRLRAQVRNLEKDVRQLNVEIEVLTKENKRLEAENLKINRQNNNKMLQEINRNIAKLAPKGNSVGYVEESPKTKTYNTSKHQPKTKTLTQRRSSELKRKPSLIKRQETPVNSSEDDLSSVSSDEASHQKSISKVTFAKSATTSPQTQKPPTNKLDPNDSTQIEADASFKREIRNPDGSKDIWYPNGNLKKISSDGMIIRMLYFNKDIKETNINEGTVKYYYAETNTWHTTYLDGLEILEFPNGQTEHRYKDGKIEVHFPNNSIKVTNPSDENKLEEWRFADGTNLIQMKNGDKILLMSNGQKEIHTAHSKRREYPDGTVKLLYPDGSQETRYSNGRVRLKDKDGNLVMDTDNVKY from the exons ATGTCAGAGCCCAAAGATGATCCCTCTGGCATTGCACAGCGTCTTGAAGAGCTTAATCAGTGGCAAGaggaacaaaagaaaattttatttgaacggCAAAATAATCAACGAAAACTTCTTGGGCTGGAGCACAGGAAAATGTATGAAACTCTTGGAATTTATCATCATTCCGATTCGAGTGTATTAgatgaaaatgatgatgatgaaagggCAGACAAATCTGACTCTAATAGTGAGGCAGATATGGGAGTAAGTGCTCTTGACCAAACCGTCGACGAAGAAGACCAAGAACCCCAAGCAAACACAAAGCGACCTTTCCTTCGAAGGAAACAAGGCTTGATAAATCGTTTTAAAGTTGATCCTGATCAATTTCGCCTGAATAACCTTCCGCCATAcaaattttcttcttctcatCCAAGTTTAAAAGCAAACTGTGCAAAAAAGCCACCagaaaagattaaaaaacaaaaggactCCCGACCCATTTCGAAAGCAGTTTTGAGACTAAAACCCAGTGATAAGCCAAAAACAAATCCTTCGAACCTCGATGAATTggaagaaaaatttcaaaagtctttAATTTCATCTCAAACCGCTTGCAATTCAACACCAGATATCAAATCTCAATTGTCACAGTCGTCTATCAAAGAAACACCTGAACCAATTTCCTGGGCTACAATTCTTGATCCAATGAACATTAAGCCAATTGAAAAACCGTCTTTTAGTCCAATTTGTTTGGAATCGAATGACAATACGGATAACATGAGTATTTTTGAATTGCTCGAGCAAAAGGCCAAAGATGGCAGCTTTGATTTGAATTCAAGTTATATAAAAAGGTTCATGAGAAACAcacataaatatcaaaatgaagaagaagaagctgaTTCTCCGATTGCCCTCAAGCTTCCCCCTATTCCTTATGAAATACATTCTAGCTCTAAATCCCTGGTTTCCGATTCATCTGGATCGGaagttgaagaagaagaagacaagGAGGAAATAGATACCAGCCAACCTAAGCTGTCAGCTAGAGTTAGGTTTTCTGATGACCCTCCACTACCACTAATAAAACCTTTAGAAACAAACCAATCGCAATCGCAAACACTTGAGAATAGCGATGCGTCACAAGtctttgaagaatttaaaaaacgcCTGTTTGCCAATCAAACTGCTGACTCAAACACAACCATCGAAAATAGGCCGAATAACGAGATAGCACAAGATATTCTTCAGAAAGCCGAACTAATACGAGTTCGATTAACTGAACTCGAAGCCGaaattaatacatttaagaaaaataacttaGAATTAGTAAAGTCGAAGCAGGAACACGAACTAGACAAGGCTCATTTTGAACAAGAATGCTTAGAAGCCGCCGAAAAACTCAACGACGAAAGGATTCAAATGGAAATCTATTTACACGACGAACGTATGAAGATCGAAGCAGATCGCAAAAAAATGGAGAAGCAAATTCGACATCAGAAGGCTTTAAGCTcaggaaaggaaaaaaaagaaatagccAAATTGCAAGAAGAAATAGAAAGTTTGCAAAAGGATATGAAGAAAAAAGATGAAGCGCATATAGCAGCACAATCGAGATTAAGAGCTCAAGTAAGAAATCTTGAAAAAGATGTTCGACAGTTAAATGTTGAAATTGAGGTACTTACCAAAGAGAATAAAAGACTAGAAGCAGAGAATCTAAAAATCAATcgacaaaataacaataaaatgctGCAAGAAATTAATAGGAACATTGCTAAACTGGCACCCAAAGGG AATTCTGTAGGTTATGTGGAGGAATCACCCAAAACTAAAACGTACAATACTTCAAAGCATCAACCGAAAACCAAAACACTGACTCAACGTAGAAGCAGCGAGTTGAAACGAAAACCAAGTCTTATAAAACGACAAGAAACACCTGTCAATAGCTCTGAAGATGATCTGAGCAGTGTGTCTTCTGATGAGGCCAGTCATCAAAAATCCATTTCAAAAGTAACCTTTGCAAAATCAGCAACGACATCTCCGCAGACTCAAAAACCACCAACAAACAAATTAGATCCAAACGATTCAACTCAAATTGAAGCAGATGCTTCATTCAAACGTGAAATTCGGAATCCCGATGGCAGCAAAGACATTTGGTATCCAAATGGCaatcttaagaaaatatcaTCCGATGGGATGATAATTCGAATGCTCTATTTTAACAAagatataaaagaaacaaatattaatgaAGGTACAGTCAAGTACTATTACGCCGAAACGAATACATGGCATACAACTTACCTAGATGGTCTTGAAATCTTGGAATTTCCCAATGGACAAACCGAACATCGATACAAGGATGGAAAAATTGAAGTGCACTTTCcgaataattcaattaaagtaACTAATCCATCGgatgaaaataaattagaagAATGGAGATTCGCTGAtggaacaaatttaattcaaatgaaaaacggTGATAAGATTCTTTTGATGTCAAATGGACAGAAAGAGATTCATACAGCGCACAGTAAGCGGAGGGAGTATCCAGATGGAACTGTAAAATTGCTATATCCAGATGGTAGCCAGGAAACGAGATATTCAAATGGGAGAGTTAGGCTTAAAGATAAAGATGGTAATTTAGTTATGGACACGGACAATGTTAAATACTAG
- the LOC129939327 gene encoding uncharacterized protein LOC129939327, producing the protein MKPSGNPHTMPLPSNVPWKWECMPWSMTSAMQQQNGVVQFSAPHLVLDPTTRRTQNLHKRKSKMIPPLPNKQFFSEEKVIAHFSGMHISRNYTEHNAGSSTSAAGSFNPSSMDFDFNNPITQKELEEKLKNANRITVCDEIKKLHAVHSSFMPAALMQNRIEQPCTALVLWTPPPKLEDLLPEGTNPKPQNNNLIDLDSPEDDEDELDNNNFINSNMNTMEASTADGMDTDL; encoded by the exons atgaa GCCATCCGGTAATCCACATACGATGCCGTTGCCATCGAATGTCCCCTGGAAATGGGAATGTATGCCTTGGTCCATGACTTCTGCAATGCAGCAGCAAAATGGTGTTGTGCAGTTTTCCGCTCCACATCTAGTCCTGGATCCTACAACAAGACGTACCCAGAATCTGCataaacgaaaatcaaaaatgattcctccatt GCCTAACAAACAGTTCTTCTCCgaagaaaaagttattgcccATTTCAGTGGAATGCACATATCCCGAAACTATACCGAACACAATGCTGGCAGTAGCACAAGCGCCGCCGGCTCCTTCAATCCATCATCAATGGACTTTGATTTTAACAATCCAATTACACAAAAAGAACTCGAAGAAAAACTCAAGAATGCCAACCGAATAACTGTGTGCgatgaaatcaaaaaattacatgCCGTTCATTCCAGTTTTATGCCTGCTGCATTAATGCAAAATAGAATAGAGCAACCATGCACAGCTTTGGTTTTATGGACTCCGCCACCTAAGTTAGAAGATCTATTACCCGAAGGAACCAATCCCAAACCCCAgaacaataatttaattgatttggACTCTCCTGAAGATGATGAAGATGAGCTAgacaataacaattttattaactctAACATGAACACCATGGAAGCATCCACGGCAGATGGCATGGACACAGATTTGTAG